From one Cucurbita pepo subsp. pepo cultivar mu-cu-16 chromosome LG17, ASM280686v2, whole genome shotgun sequence genomic stretch:
- the LOC111778931 gene encoding large ribosomal RNA subunit accumulation protein YCED homolog 1, chloroplastic, with the protein MSAVFPTSAVVSNGFIKIGCLKSKGIAYSNSNFRFVACKIPGTFMKNIHPSLGDSCIKLKSTSLKCVKPTDESFFEDNTIITDWEDQEGEIEEMSSPWEGAIIYKRNSSVSHLEYCTTLERLGLEKLSTDVSKSRASEMGLYVTKAVKDYPFGTPVQISVDVTRKEKKLRLDGIVKTVITLNCYRCCEPAAECVFSNFSILLSQDPIDEPEVINVGVINGQDMFKTYDGYGDEDDEESIDLDDQLYFPLGEKEIDISKNIRDLLHLEITLNAICDAGCKGMCLKCGINLNTGSCNCSKQDVRKNDFGPLGNLKRQMQKNS; encoded by the exons ATGTCCGCTGTATTCCCCACATCAGCCGTAGTTTCCAATGGATTTATTAAGATTGGCTGCTTGAAATCCAAAGGAATTGCttattccaattccaatttcCGCTTTGTTGCTTGTAAAATTCCAGGgacatttatgaaaaatatacatCCAAGCTTGGGTGATTCATGTATTAAGCTGAAATCTACTTCCCTAAAGTGTGTGAAACCTACTGATGAGTCCTTTTTTGAAGACAATACTATAATTACTGATTGGGAGGATCAAGAAGGGGAAATTGAAGAGATGAGCTCACCTTGGGAAGGAGCAATAATTTACAAGAGGAACTCTTCTGTTTCTCATTTGGAGTATTGCACAACATTAGAGAGGCTTGGATTGGAAAAGCTTTCGACTGATGTCTCGAAATCTCGAGCATCCGAGATGGGACTATATGTGACGAAGGCTGTGAAAGATTATCCATTTGGAACTCCTGTTCAAATCTCTGTTGATGTTacgaggaaagaaaaaaagctgAGGCTTGATGGTATAGTTAAGACTGTCATCACTCTCAATTGTTATAG GTGTTGCGAACCCGCTGCTGAATGTGTTTTCTCAAACTTCTCAATTTTACTAAGCCAAGACCCGATTGACGAACCCGAGGTCATAAACGTTGGAGTCATCAACGGGCAGGATATGTTCAAGACATATGATGGATATGGCGACGAAGATGATGAAGAGTCGATTGATTTGGATGATCAACTCTATTTTCCTCTGggagagaaagaaatagaCATATCAAAGAACATAAGAGACCTCTTGCATCTGGAAATTACTTTGAATGCGATATGCGATGCGGGATGCAAAGGTATGTGTCTGAAATGTGGTATAAATTTGAATACTGGAAGCTGTAACTGTAGTAAGCAGGATGTAAGGAAGAACGATTTTGGTCCTCTTGGAAATTTGAAAAGGCAAATGCAGAAGAACTCGTAA